The bacterium genome has a window encoding:
- a CDS encoding site-specific DNA-methyltransferase → MKLYFQNKLGKIYHSDLLDLTKEIKNESIDCIIADYPFSYLTKNGRKITDDKILNSFISNTADEFYRILKSYRILAIFWQPIMMYKFTHHFSNRFDVLNIICVKNIIRWSWKYLPYNYNILMLLSKGRPPKYWDRIKGLTDLWDDCNRGRLYHKEQISPIIVERILKMATKENDLVLDAFTGGGNIVLMCQEMGRRFIGCDIDVGALKITMQRLKKI, encoded by the coding sequence ATGAAATTGTACTTTCAAAATAAATTAGGGAAAATTTATCATAGTGATTTATTGGATTTAACAAAAGAAATTAAAAATGAAAGTATAGATTGTATAATAGCTGATTATCCATTCAGTTATTTAACAAAAAATGGAAGGAAGATAACTGATGATAAAATATTAAATTCGTTTATCTCTAATACAGCTGATGAATTTTATCGTATTTTGAAATCTTATAGAATTTTAGCAATTTTTTGGCAACCTATAATGATGTATAAATTTACACATCACTTTTCAAATAGATTTGATGTTTTAAACATCATTTGTGTTAAAAATATAATTAGATGGTCATGGAAATATCTTCCTTATAATTATAATATTTTGATGTTGCTTTCCAAAGGAAGGCCGCCAAAATATTGGGATAGAATAAAAGGTTTAACTGATTTATGGGATGATTGTAATCGTGGTAGATTATATCACAAAGAACAAATATCACCAATCATTGTAGAAAGAATTTTAAAAATGGCAACTAAAGAAAATGATTTGGTTTTAGATGCATTCACTGGCGGTGGAAATATAGTTCTTATGTGTCAAGAAATGGGAAGAAGATTTATTGGTTGCGACATTGATGTTGGAGCATTAAAAATTACAATGCAAAGATTAAAAAAAATTTGA
- a CDS encoding site-specific DNA-methyltransferase, which produces MKEWFKTKLGILYQGHVLDVLKNLPDESVDCIITSPPYWNLRDYGVKRQIGLESTLEEYITKMLQVTFELKRILKKTGIMFWNHDTNMKNKCNTIQNWRLIIKMVDEQNWILRGKGPIIWYKINSTPSSIKDTFTHCYEPIFMLVKNEKYFFDLDAVRIKYNPDSLRESKRGKKNPKGSNRQGLDKWKLNPLGKNPGDVWPLAIEPFSAKKLGLENIEHFATFGERLIEPLIKVGCPQWICKKCGFIRERITKTEYKGDTPNIAKGKDKMAFQYERRKEAIHYTIGWTDCGCNAGWKSGTVLDPFMGSGTVAVVAERLKRKWIGIELNKDYCEIVKRRLKKAVPNLL; this is translated from the coding sequence ATGAAAGAATGGTTTAAGACAAAACTTGGAATCTTATATCAAGGACATGTATTGGATGTATTAAAAAATTTGCCTGATGAAAGTGTAGATTGTATTATCACTAGCCCTCCATATTGGAATTTAAGAGATTATGGTGTAAAAAGACAAATTGGATTGGAATCTACTCTTGAAGAATATATTACAAAGATGTTGCAAGTTACATTTGAACTTAAAAGAATATTGAAAAAAACAGGAATAATGTTTTGGAATCATGATACGAACATGAAGAATAAATGTAATACAATTCAAAATTGGAGATTAATAATTAAAATGGTAGATGAACAGAACTGGATTCTTCGGGGAAAAGGTCCCATAATATGGTACAAGATAAATAGCACGCCGTCTTCAATTAAAGATACATTTACTCATTGTTATGAACCTATATTTATGCTAGTTAAAAATGAAAAATATTTTTTTGATTTAGATGCAGTGAGAATCAAATATAATCCTGATAGTTTAAGAGAAAGCAAACGAGGAAAGAAAAATCCAAAAGGCAGCAATAGACAAGGCCTAGACAAATGGAAACTTAATCCCTTAGGAAAAAATCCTGGTGATGTTTGGCCACTTGCAATTGAACCATTTTCAGCTAAAAAATTAGGATTAGAGAATATCGAACATTTTGCTACGTTTGGAGAACGATTGATTGAACCATTGATAAAAGTAGGTTGTCCACAGTGGATTTGTAAAAAATGCGGTTTTATAAGAGAAAGAATTACAAAAACAGAATACAAAGGAGATACACCAAATATAGCAAAAGGCAAAGACAAAATGGCTTTTCAATATGAAAGGAGAAAAGAAGCAATTCATTATACCATTGGCTGGACAGATTGCGGCTGTAATGCAGGATGGAAAAGCGGAACTGTACTTGATCCATTCATGGGATCAGGAACAGTGGCAGTAGTGGCAGAAAGATTAAAGAGAAAATGGATAGGTATAGAATTAAATAAAGATTATTGTGAAATTGTGAAAAGAAGATTAAAAAAAGCGGTTCCAAATTTATTATGA
- a CDS encoding site-specific DNA-methyltransferase: MKDNKFVNKIICGDCVDVLKNLPNQCIDLVVTSPPYDNVRFYKTSNEKELDKIWNFKKFKQLSKELYRIMKEGGVIVWVCNDAVINGSESGTSFRYALHFKEIGFNLHDTMIYMKNSNPFPEKNRYYQCFEYMFVISKGTPKTFNPIKDRKVKWEKPWGQRSERLKDGTLVKKSISYHEYSIRRNVWKYNTGYGFSTKDEIAYKHPAIFPEQLAIDHIRTWTNEDDLVLDPLAGSCTTCKAAKLLRRNYVCIDIFEEYCKIGEERLKKVVPKLL; this comes from the coding sequence ATGAAAGACAACAAATTTGTAAATAAAATAATTTGTGGAGATTGTGTTGACGTATTAAAAAATCTCCCAAATCAATGTATTGATTTAGTCGTTACTTCTCCTCCATATGATAATGTTCGGTTTTATAAAACCTCAAATGAAAAAGAATTAGATAAGATTTGGAATTTCAAAAAATTTAAACAATTATCTAAAGAACTATACAGAATAATGAAAGAAGGCGGTGTGATAGTTTGGGTATGCAATGACGCAGTAATAAACGGCTCAGAATCTGGAACATCATTTAGATATGCATTACATTTCAAAGAGATTGGCTTCAACTTACACGATACAATGATCTATATGAAAAATAGTAATCCCTTTCCAGAAAAGAATAGATATTATCAATGTTTTGAATACATGTTTGTTATTTCAAAAGGAACACCAAAGACATTTAATCCAATTAAAGATAGAAAAGTAAAATGGGAAAAACCATGGGGACAACGAAGTGAAAGATTGAAAGATGGTACATTAGTTAAAAAATCAATAAGTTATCATGAGTATAGTATTAGACGTAATGTTTGGAAATATAATACTGGTTATGGTTTTTCCACAAAGGATGAAATAGCATATAAACATCCAGCTATATTCCCAGAACAATTAGCTATTGATCATATAAGAACTTGGACTAATGAAGATGATTTAGTTTTAGATCCGCTTGCTGGTTCATGTACAACATGCAAAGCTGCTAAATTGTTAAGAAGGAATTATGTATGCATTGATATTTTTGAAGAATATTGTAAAATAGGCGAAGAAAGACTGAAGAAAGTAGTTCCAAAATTACTATGA